The sequence AAACATTACAAACTCGGCTAGAAAATTTTCTCTTAGAAAGAAAAAATTTACAAAATCCTGAAGAAAAAGGGAACGGAAAATCGCCCGAAAGCTGGAACATTCTAATCGGGCAAAGGTCTGATTAAAGAATATTAGGCCACAATCCTAGGAAAGGTTTCGAATCACCCGGAGAGAAATCTTTGACAAGGCCGGTATTTCAAAAAAAATGACCGGTAAATACCTTTCGAAGGTATTTCCTAGGAATAACGGCGACGTAGCTCAGCTGGTTAGAGCAACGGAATCATAATCCGCAGGTCCGGGGTTCGAATCCCTGCGTCGCTAGGTCCTTTGGAGAAAACACACCCATGAAAAAAACAATCCTCGCAACCTTAATCTTACTAGCTACGGTTTTCACCGGACTCTCCTCCGTTTCCGCTCAAAGCCAAGCATGCAATCAGATCTGTGATTTTTATACGAACTGTGTAGAAGGCCAAAAAAAGCTGAGTGCTGCTGATAAACAAAAAGTAGGAGCAGGTTGTTTAAATACCTGCCGTAAAAATTACTCTGCAGTTACTTCTTGTTACGAAACTCATTCAGGTCAATGTACAGCTTTTAATAGCTGCTTGATGGACAGTTATAAAGGGAAAAAATAATCCTTAACCAATCCGATCGGGTACTTGAAAAAATGCCCGATCGAAATCTTTAAAGACCGGGTCCAGTCCCTTCTTCTTTAACATCTCCGTAAATTCTTCGATCTTTCTAGTATCTTCTATTTCAAATTGTTTTAATTCTTCTCCGCCGGAATAACCTCCGGGATCAGTCCTGGATTCCACAGACATATGAGTGATTGGCATTCCCGCCAGATGATTTCTCATCCGACTGGATTCTCTTGTGGATTGAACAAGTCCGCTATCCGGCAAAAAAAGTCGAAGTGCGAATAAAAATCGAACATACTCTCGATCAGAAACAAAGATCGTCTTATCAAACTCACCTTCTGCGGGTCTCATCCTAGGTAGAGAGATTTGGATCGTAGTTCTCCAATATTTTTTAGAAAGATAATGTGCGTGCTCTCCGAGTCGAAACATTTCTCCATACGGATCTGAAAGTCCAAGAAGTGCACCTACTCCGATACGTCTGAATCCGGCAAGGCCTCCTCTGTCTGGAGCATCCAATCTGTATCTCATATTCTTCTTCATTCCGCGAAGATGAACCTTAGAATATGTTTCCGAATCGTAGGTCTCTTGGTAGACTACTAAACCTTCTACTCCCCCTCCGATTAATACCTCGTATTTTTCCTGGTCCATAGGATAAATTTCTATGGAGATAGAATCGAAATACGATTTTAGGATCTCAACTGAAGATCTCAAATATTCTAAATTTGTGATAGAGTAATCTTCTCCGGTCAGGATAAGAACATGCCTGATCCCTTTGGACGCAAGAATCTCCGACTCGGCTCGGATCTCAGATTCGTTCAAAGTTTTTCTGGGAATCTTATTTTCAAAACTGAATCCACAATAAATGCAGGAAGATCTGCACTCATTGGAAAGATACATCGGCATATAAAGAGAAATTGTATTACCGAATCTTTTTTTAGTCCAATTGAGGGCACGCTCCGCCATTTCTTCTAAATAAGAATCAGCAGTCGGATGTATTAAGGAGAGATATTCTTCGAAATTTAGAGATTTTCCGGAATGAGATGTATGGAGCGCAGACTCTATATCTATTTTAGATTTAGATAATACTCTTTCCTTCGCTTCTGAGAAGGAGATTTTATCAAATAACTCCGTGTACATTTCTAGATTCTTCTTCTAAAAATCCTGTAAGAGGACTGGAGGCGGACGCTTGTTTGGATGCTGATATTCCTGAATTAGAATATAATCTGGAGATCCTTCCTGCTTCTGTGGCGAGTTTAAATGCATATGCTGTTTTTGCCGGATCTTTTGCGATCGCGATTGCGGTATTGACAAGAACTGCGTCCGCTCCCAGCTCCATTGCTTGCGCTGCATGAGAAGGTAGTCCTAGTCCTGCATCGACTACCACCGGAATATTGGATTGTTCTATGATAATTTCTAAATTTGCCAGGGTGCGGATTCCTTGGTTGGTCCCGATCGGAGAACCTAGAGGCATTACTGTAGCACAACCTGCTTCTTCTAAATGTTTACAAAGGATTGGATCTGCGTTGATATAAGGTAGAACGTTAAATCCTTCTTTTACCAGGATCTGTGCTGCCTTCAATGTTTCAATAGGATCAGGAAGAAGGTAAACTGGATCCGGAGTCACTTCCAGTTTTACCCAATTGCCTCCGCCTAATTCTCTGGAAAGTCTTGCGAGGCGGACAGCTTCTTCTGCGTCCCTTGCACCGCTCGTATTCGGTAAAAGTAATATTCTTTCCCGATCGATTTTAGTTAGAATATCATCTTCAGGCGAAGACAGATCCACCCTACGTAGAGCAACAGTCACTACTTCCGTTTCAGAAGAATGAATCGCTTGTTGTAGAGCAGCACCGGAAGAGAACTTACCAGTACCTAAAAACAGTCTGGATTTGAACCTTCTGCCTGCGATGATTAGATCGTCGGATTCCGTCACAATTCCAGATTATACTGCTTCGGTCGCTCTTCCAGCAAAATCTCTGGCTTCATCCAGTCTTAAGCTGATAATTTTGGAAATTCCAGGTTCTTCGTTTGTGACTCCAAAAATGGAATTTGCCCTATGGATCGTAGACTGAGCGTGAGTGATCACCACAAACTGGGACTTATCCTTGAACTTATCCAAGATCTGACAGAAACGAAGTTTATTCGCTTCGTCAAGTGCCGCATCTATCTCATCCAA is a genomic window of Leptospira neocaledonica containing:
- a CDS encoding thiazole synthase; amino-acid sequence: MTESDDLIIAGRRFKSRLFLGTGKFSSGAALQQAIHSSETEVVTVALRRVDLSSPEDDILTKIDRERILLLPNTSGARDAEEAVRLARLSRELGGGNWVKLEVTPDPVYLLPDPIETLKAAQILVKEGFNVLPYINADPILCKHLEEAGCATVMPLGSPIGTNQGIRTLANLEIIIEQSNIPVVVDAGLGLPSHAAQAMELGADAVLVNTAIAIAKDPAKTAYAFKLATEAGRISRLYSNSGISASKQASASSPLTGFLEEESRNVHGVI
- a CDS encoding Cys-rich protein; the encoded protein is MKKTILATLILLATVFTGLSSVSAQSQACNQICDFYTNCVEGQKKLSAADKQKVGAGCLNTCRKNYSAVTSCYETHSGQCTAFNSCLMDSYKGKK
- the thiH gene encoding 2-iminoacetate synthase ThiH, whose amino-acid sequence is MYTELFDKISFSEAKERVLSKSKIDIESALHTSHSGKSLNFEEYLSLIHPTADSYLEEMAERALNWTKKRFGNTISLYMPMYLSNECRSSCIYCGFSFENKIPRKTLNESEIRAESEILASKGIRHVLILTGEDYSITNLEYLRSSVEILKSYFDSISIEIYPMDQEKYEVLIGGGVEGLVVYQETYDSETYSKVHLRGMKKNMRYRLDAPDRGGLAGFRRIGVGALLGLSDPYGEMFRLGEHAHYLSKKYWRTTIQISLPRMRPAEGEFDKTIFVSDREYVRFLFALRLFLPDSGLVQSTRESSRMRNHLAGMPITHMSVESRTDPGGYSGGEELKQFEIEDTRKIEEFTEMLKKKGLDPVFKDFDRAFFQVPDRIG